From the genome of Haloterrigena sp. KLK7, one region includes:
- a CDS encoding 50S ribosomal protein L13: MSIAEFDADVVVDARDCILGRVASEVAQRALDGERIAVVNAEEAIITGDKEDVFGTYRKRLQLQSDSGPYYPKRPDTIFKRSVRGMLPYKKPRGREALDSIRIYVGNPYENDDDSEAEVLEGTSLDRLSNIRFVQLGEVSEQLGANVTW; the protein is encoded by the coding sequence ATGAGTATCGCGGAATTCGACGCGGACGTCGTCGTCGACGCCCGAGACTGTATCCTCGGTCGCGTCGCCAGCGAAGTCGCACAGCGCGCCCTCGACGGCGAACGCATCGCCGTCGTCAACGCCGAGGAAGCGATCATCACCGGCGACAAGGAGGACGTCTTCGGCACCTACCGCAAGCGACTGCAGCTGCAGTCCGACAGCGGTCCCTACTACCCGAAGCGACCGGACACGATCTTCAAGCGCTCCGTTCGCGGCATGCTTCCGTACAAGAAGCCCCGCGGCCGCGAGGCGCTCGACAGCATCCGCATCTACGTCGGCAACCCCTACGAGAACGACGACGACAGCGAGGCGGAAGTGCTCGAGGGAACGTCGCTCGATCGGCTTTCGAACATCCGCTTCGTCCAGCTGGGCGAAGTCTCCGAACAGTTAGGTGCTAACGTCACATGGTAA
- a CDS encoding transposase yields MAIVRNIQIKLDVAEDDHSVLNEVFEQFRYAAQYVADYGWSDDPTQIIDSKSKLNDATYADVREETNLTANHVQAARSLAANALGNCRDRILEDGKKASKPNFRGSVVVYDARTITYNDDHCTLSTVDGRITADYVLPDESYGTPFAEYWEDDDWKRGEATLHKRDGTYYLHVSMKKERDGEASATKYGAVLGVDLNVDGYLAVASTGAFLGNADYLNHKRAEYERRRGSLQQTGTRSAHLTLMSIGNRFSNWSEDYLHRVALALVLEARRYDCDAIAFENLKHIRKRISNGSKFQQWAFKKLQDFVEYKAEEYGILVATVKPQYTSQRCSHSECGFTHEDNRTGDEFECLNCGKELHADYNAARNIAWRLVQHWLKSGAGRANCQVVLKSGTLNANGEYSSATSCGQSGSPLTSPSL; encoded by the coding sequence GTGGCGATCGTCAGGAACATCCAGATCAAGCTCGACGTCGCAGAGGACGACCACTCCGTCCTCAATGAGGTGTTCGAACAATTCCGCTATGCTGCACAGTACGTAGCAGACTACGGCTGGTCTGACGATCCAACCCAGATAATCGACAGTAAGAGCAAACTCAACGACGCGACGTACGCCGACGTACGCGAGGAAACGAACCTCACCGCAAACCACGTCCAAGCTGCTCGCAGTCTCGCTGCGAACGCACTCGGCAATTGTAGAGATCGTATCCTTGAAGACGGTAAGAAAGCAAGCAAACCCAACTTTCGCGGTAGCGTCGTCGTCTACGACGCTCGTACGATAACATACAACGACGACCATTGCACGTTGTCCACTGTGGATGGGCGCATCACCGCGGACTATGTTCTTCCAGATGAATCGTATGGAACACCATTCGCGGAATACTGGGAGGACGATGACTGGAAACGAGGAGAGGCTACGCTTCACAAGCGCGATGGGACGTACTACTTGCACGTCTCGATGAAAAAGGAACGAGACGGAGAGGCGTCTGCGACCAAGTACGGAGCGGTACTCGGCGTAGACCTGAACGTTGACGGCTATCTCGCCGTCGCCTCAACAGGCGCGTTCCTCGGTAACGCCGACTACCTCAATCACAAGCGTGCAGAGTACGAACGACGTCGCGGGAGTTTGCAGCAGACAGGCACTCGGAGCGCCCACTTAACACTAATGTCGATCGGAAATCGCTTCTCGAATTGGAGCGAAGACTACCTGCATCGCGTCGCTCTTGCACTGGTTCTCGAGGCACGGCGATACGATTGTGACGCGATAGCGTTCGAGAATCTGAAGCACATCCGTAAGCGCATCTCGAACGGGAGCAAATTCCAGCAATGGGCGTTTAAGAAGCTCCAAGACTTCGTCGAGTACAAGGCCGAAGAATATGGTATTCTTGTGGCTACTGTGAAGCCGCAGTACACGTCGCAGCGGTGCAGTCATTCGGAATGCGGGTTCACACACGAGGATAACCGTACCGGTGACGAGTTCGAGTGCCTGAACTGCGGCAAAGAACTGCACGCGGATTATAACGCGGCGCGAAACATAGCGTGGCGGCTTGTCCAGCACTGGCTCAAGTCTGGTGCTGGACGGGCGAATTGTCAGGTCGTCCTGAAGTCAGGGACGCTGAACGCGAACGGCGAGTATTCGTCTGCCACATCTTGTGGTCAGAGCGGGAGTCCACTGACAAGCCCATCGCTTTAG
- a CDS encoding 30S ribosomal protein S4: MPLGTDTKQYETPNHPYQGERISTEHSLVDRYGLSNKEELWRAQSELRSYRREARELLGQAQDDETVQRRSEEFLGRLKRVGILDESDDLGDILSLEIEDILERRLQTVVYRNGLANTTQQARQYITHGHIVIGDQRHRVPSYVVDVDEEDLVAFDENSPLADELHPERAEGQ; this comes from the coding sequence ATGCCACTCGGCACTGACACCAAACAATACGAGACGCCGAACCACCCATACCAGGGCGAACGTATCTCCACGGAGCACTCGCTGGTCGACCGCTACGGGCTCTCGAACAAGGAAGAGCTCTGGCGCGCCCAGTCCGAGCTTCGCTCCTACCGGCGCGAGGCCCGCGAACTGCTCGGCCAGGCCCAGGACGACGAGACCGTCCAGCGCCGCTCCGAGGAGTTCCTCGGTCGGCTCAAGCGCGTCGGCATTCTCGACGAGAGCGACGACCTCGGCGACATCCTGTCGCTGGAGATCGAGGACATCCTCGAGCGTCGCCTCCAGACGGTCGTCTACCGGAACGGACTCGCTAACACGACCCAGCAGGCCCGACAGTACATCACCCACGGGCACATCGTGATCGGCGACCAGCGCCACCGGGTTCCGTCGTACGTCGTCGACGTCGACGAGGAGGACCTCGTCGCGTTCGACGAGAACAGTCCCCTCGCGGACGAACTCCACCCCGAACGAGCGGAGGGTCAGTAA
- the moaA gene encoding GTP 3',8-cyclase MoaA: MLTDDFGREVTGVRVSLTDRCNFDCVYCHNEGLGDTRGPMDPQDDEMSTDDVVRFLEVAAEFDVDAVKFTGGEPMLRQDLAEIIERTPDSMEVSLTTNGTFLPGRAPDLVDAGLERVNVSQDALDPQDFAEITKSGAYEKVLEGVEAALEAGLDPVKLNMVVFEHTAGYVPEMVDHVAENEGLQLQLIEYMPELTGKPEWNVDIQRVHDWLAERADEIEHREMHDRKRYWVGGEAGSEDGGMVEIVDPVENPTFCANCHRVRVTHEGYLKGCLNRNDDLKSMGEMSKPEIREAFRDVVANRVPYYGEYMVQNDDGEWELNDEYLEVEPPAD, translated from the coding sequence ATGCTCACCGACGACTTCGGGCGGGAGGTAACTGGGGTTCGGGTCTCTCTCACCGATCGGTGTAACTTCGATTGCGTCTACTGTCACAACGAGGGGCTGGGTGACACCCGCGGGCCGATGGATCCACAGGACGACGAGATGTCGACCGACGACGTCGTCCGATTCCTCGAGGTCGCCGCCGAGTTCGACGTCGACGCGGTGAAGTTCACCGGCGGCGAGCCGATGCTCCGCCAGGACTTAGCGGAGATCATCGAACGCACGCCCGATTCGATGGAGGTCTCCCTGACAACCAACGGCACCTTCCTCCCCGGCCGCGCCCCGGATCTCGTCGACGCCGGCCTCGAGCGGGTCAACGTCTCCCAGGACGCGCTGGACCCGCAGGACTTCGCCGAGATCACGAAGAGCGGCGCCTACGAGAAGGTCCTCGAGGGCGTCGAGGCCGCGCTCGAGGCGGGGCTGGACCCGGTGAAGCTCAACATGGTCGTCTTCGAGCACACGGCGGGCTACGTGCCGGAGATGGTCGATCACGTCGCGGAAAACGAGGGCCTCCAGCTCCAGTTGATCGAGTACATGCCCGAACTGACGGGCAAGCCCGAGTGGAACGTCGACATCCAGCGGGTTCACGACTGGTTGGCCGAGCGGGCCGACGAGATCGAACACCGCGAGATGCACGACCGCAAGCGCTACTGGGTCGGCGGCGAGGCCGGGAGCGAAGACGGCGGCATGGTCGAGATCGTCGACCCCGTCGAGAACCCCACCTTCTGCGCGAACTGCCACCGCGTCCGGGTCACCCACGAGGGCTACCTGAAGGGCTGTCTCAACCGCAACGACGACCTCAAGTCGATGGGCGAGATGTCCAAACCCGAGATCCGCGAGGCGTTCCGCGACGTCGTCGCGAATCGGGTCCCCTATTACGGCGAGTACATGGTTCAAAACGACGACGGCGAGTGGGAACTGAACGACGAGTACCTCGAGGTCGAGCCGCCGGCGGACTGA
- a CDS encoding DoxX family protein has product MDAPPRRRSIARLVGPAALVAAVLFGAIGTARAHEEYVVDEEREVAAGEFLREALTDPLVVGPLLAGALVVLAAIGSYLAVRPAQRDVAAFRAAMREYTAYVPWLLRISIGIPLIGAGFGGYFISPALGLEARLLQVALGFLLLFGLATRLVALLTLAAYLVGLAIDSVLLLQLEFVPGTLAIALLGGGRPSGDHVLQRVAGASGTVYGRFDPIYDYARDFQERIEPYRAFLPTIVRVGLGCTFVSLGLGQKLLRPGIALAVVDRYDLTAVVPAGPELWVLGAGLSEVGLGLALLVGFFTRASAATAIGVFTLTLFALPDDPVLAHVSLFGLASALLITGSGPYAVDGWLERYGADRGADEPDADVSGTA; this is encoded by the coding sequence ATGGACGCTCCCCCGCGTCGACGTTCGATCGCTCGGCTCGTCGGTCCGGCAGCGCTCGTCGCGGCAGTGCTATTCGGCGCGATCGGGACGGCACGCGCACACGAAGAGTACGTCGTCGACGAGGAACGCGAGGTCGCCGCCGGCGAGTTCCTCCGCGAGGCGCTGACGGACCCGCTCGTCGTCGGACCGCTGCTGGCGGGTGCACTCGTCGTCCTCGCGGCGATCGGGAGCTATCTCGCCGTTCGCCCCGCGCAGCGAGACGTCGCGGCGTTCCGGGCCGCCATGCGGGAGTACACCGCGTACGTGCCCTGGCTGCTGCGGATCTCGATCGGCATCCCGCTGATCGGGGCCGGCTTCGGCGGCTACTTCATCAGTCCCGCGCTCGGTCTCGAGGCGCGACTCCTGCAGGTCGCGCTCGGCTTCCTCTTGCTGTTCGGGCTGGCGACGCGGCTCGTCGCCCTGCTCACGCTCGCCGCCTACCTCGTCGGCCTCGCGATCGACTCGGTCCTGCTGTTGCAACTCGAGTTCGTGCCCGGAACGCTGGCGATCGCGCTGCTCGGCGGCGGGCGACCGAGCGGCGATCACGTCCTCCAGCGAGTCGCCGGCGCGTCGGGAACGGTCTACGGGCGGTTCGATCCGATCTACGACTACGCGCGCGACTTTCAGGAGCGGATCGAGCCCTATCGCGCGTTCCTGCCGACGATCGTCCGCGTCGGCCTCGGCTGTACGTTCGTCTCGCTGGGCCTGGGCCAGAAGCTCCTGCGACCCGGCATCGCGCTCGCGGTGGTCGACCGATACGATCTGACCGCGGTCGTCCCCGCCGGCCCGGAGCTGTGGGTCCTCGGCGCGGGCCTCTCAGAAGTCGGTCTCGGACTCGCGCTCCTCGTGGGCTTCTTCACGCGGGCGAGCGCGGCGACGGCGATCGGCGTCTTCACGCTCACGCTGTTCGCGCTGCCCGACGATCCGGTGCTCGCACACGTCAGCCTCTTCGGACTGGCGTCGGCGTTGCTCATCACCGGGAGCGGTCCCTACGCCGTCGACGGCTGGCTCGAGAGATACGGGGCCGACAGGGGGGCCGATGAGCCGGACGCGGACGTATCGGGTACGGCGTGA
- a CDS encoding RtcB family protein yields the protein MTTFDANGITLEKVREYVWEIPREGDMRAPARVLASEALLEEIKEDKTLEQITNTTHLPGITNYAICMPDGHQGYGFPVGGVGALDAENGCISPGAVGYDINCGVRMMRTNLTYDELQGREEELVDSLFTNVPSGLGGGGIVEAGVDTVEEILERGVDWALENGHAVEEDLLHCEDEGMREGADADKVSQKAKDRGKNQIGSLGSGNHFLEVQRVTDVFDEGVGDAYGLEEDQIVVLIHCGSRGLGHQTCNDYLRKIEQQHQGLLNQLPDKELAAAPAGSQLAEDYYAAMNAAINFAWVNRQLIMHRTRKVFERVFGRSWEEMDMHLLYDVAHNIAKKETHTVNDDGEQRELYVHRKGATRAFPAGHPEVPKAYRDVGQPVIIPGSMGAGSYVLRGGENSMDLTFGSTAHGAGRLMSRTQAKSEYWGGDVQQELEEQDQIYVKAQSGATVAEEAPGVYKDVDEVVRVSDELGIGDKVARTFPVCNIKG from the coding sequence ATGACCACCTTCGACGCCAACGGGATCACGCTCGAGAAAGTGCGTGAGTACGTCTGGGAGATTCCACGAGAGGGCGACATGCGCGCGCCAGCGCGGGTACTGGCCAGCGAGGCGCTGCTCGAGGAGATCAAGGAGGACAAGACCCTCGAACAGATCACGAACACGACTCACCTGCCCGGAATCACCAACTACGCGATCTGTATGCCCGACGGCCACCAGGGATACGGCTTCCCGGTCGGTGGGGTCGGTGCGCTGGACGCCGAGAACGGCTGTATTTCGCCGGGAGCGGTCGGCTACGACATCAATTGCGGCGTCCGGATGATGCGGACGAACCTGACCTACGACGAGCTCCAGGGTCGCGAGGAAGAGCTCGTCGACTCGCTATTTACCAACGTTCCGTCGGGTCTCGGCGGCGGCGGCATCGTCGAAGCCGGCGTCGACACCGTCGAGGAGATCCTCGAGCGCGGCGTCGACTGGGCGCTCGAGAACGGTCACGCCGTCGAGGAGGACCTGCTCCACTGCGAGGACGAGGGAATGCGCGAGGGCGCCGACGCCGACAAGGTCAGCCAGAAAGCCAAGGACCGCGGGAAGAACCAGATCGGCTCGCTCGGGTCGGGCAACCACTTCCTCGAGGTCCAGCGCGTCACGGACGTCTTCGACGAGGGCGTGGGCGACGCGTACGGCCTCGAGGAGGACCAGATCGTCGTCCTGATCCACTGTGGTTCCCGCGGGCTGGGCCACCAGACGTGTAACGACTACCTGCGGAAGATCGAACAGCAACACCAGGGGCTGCTGAACCAGCTCCCGGACAAGGAACTCGCGGCCGCGCCCGCGGGCTCGCAACTCGCCGAGGACTACTACGCGGCGATGAACGCGGCGATCAACTTCGCGTGGGTCAATCGGCAACTGATCATGCACCGCACGCGGAAGGTGTTCGAGCGCGTGTTCGGTCGGTCCTGGGAGGAGATGGACATGCACCTGCTGTACGACGTGGCCCACAACATCGCGAAGAAGGAGACCCATACGGTGAACGACGATGGTGAGCAGCGGGAACTCTACGTCCACCGCAAGGGCGCCACGCGAGCGTTCCCCGCGGGCCACCCCGAGGTCCCGAAAGCGTACCGCGACGTCGGCCAGCCGGTCATCATTCCGGGCAGCATGGGCGCCGGCAGCTACGTCCTCCGGGGCGGCGAGAACTCCATGGACCTCACCTTCGGTTCGACGGCCCACGGCGCCGGACGGCTGATGAGCCGCACGCAGGCGAAGAGCGAGTACTGGGGCGGCGACGTCCAGCAGGAACTCGAGGAGCAGGATCAGATCTACGTCAAGGCCCAGTCGGGCGCGACGGTCGCCGAGGAGGCCCCAGGGGTCTACAAGGACGTCGACGAGGTCGTCCGCGTCTCCGACGAACTCGGCATCGGTGACAAGGTCGCGCGGACGTTCCCGGTGTGTAACATCAAGGGCTGA
- a CDS encoding 50S ribosomal protein L18e codes for MSSKTNPRLNDLIAELKSTSRETDADVWRDVADRLEKPRRTHAEVNLGRIERYAREEETVVVPGKVLGSGALQKSVTVAAVDFSSSAETKIEQVGESVPLEQALEANPDGSNVRVIR; via the coding sequence ATGAGTAGCAAAACTAATCCGAGGCTCAACGATCTCATCGCCGAGCTGAAGTCGACGTCCCGCGAGACGGACGCCGACGTCTGGCGAGATGTCGCGGATCGACTCGAGAAGCCCCGGCGCACCCACGCAGAGGTGAACCTGGGCCGCATCGAGCGATACGCACGCGAAGAAGAGACCGTCGTCGTTCCCGGCAAAGTGCTGGGATCCGGCGCACTACAGAAATCGGTTACCGTCGCGGCCGTCGACTTCAGTTCCTCGGCCGAGACGAAGATCGAACAGGTCGGCGAATCAGTACCGCTCGAGCAGGCGCTCGAAGCAAACCCCGATGGATCTAACGTCCGGGTGATTCGATGA
- a CDS encoding helix-turn-helix domain-containing protein produces the protein MSTIAELTIPAREFALRETLEATADLDVEIERVVAYDPDHVMPYVWFADDDATFDGLEDALADDPTVEAAERLTDLDDERLYRMQWVDDVTVILHLLTEEQATVMDASVEDRQWRFRVLFPERESLSSTYDFATERGLTLEVRKIHRLEDDRRGRYGLTDAQYETLVAALEQGYYEIPRETDMDGLSDELDVSHQALSERLRRAHLTLVEEAIAVGHGDE, from the coding sequence ATGAGTACTATTGCGGAACTAACTATTCCGGCTCGGGAGTTCGCGCTCCGGGAGACGCTCGAGGCCACGGCCGACCTCGACGTCGAGATCGAGCGCGTCGTCGCCTACGATCCCGACCACGTGATGCCGTACGTCTGGTTCGCCGACGACGACGCCACCTTCGACGGACTCGAGGACGCCCTCGCGGACGACCCCACCGTCGAGGCGGCGGAACGGTTGACGGACCTCGACGACGAGCGCCTCTACCGAATGCAGTGGGTCGACGACGTCACCGTCATCCTCCACCTGCTGACCGAGGAGCAGGCGACGGTCATGGACGCCAGCGTCGAGGACCGCCAGTGGCGGTTCCGCGTGCTCTTTCCCGAGCGCGAGTCGCTCTCGAGCACCTACGACTTCGCGACCGAGCGGGGGCTGACGCTCGAGGTTCGGAAGATCCACCGGCTCGAGGACGACCGTCGGGGCCGGTACGGACTGACCGACGCCCAGTACGAGACGCTGGTCGCGGCCCTCGAGCAGGGTTACTACGAGATTCCGCGCGAGACGGACATGGACGGGCTGTCGGACGAGCTCGACGTCTCCCACCAGGCGCTCTCGGAGCGGCTCCGGCGGGCCCACCTGACGCTGGTCGAGGAAGCCATCGCGGTCGGTCACGGGGACGAGTAG
- a CDS encoding DNA-directed RNA polymerase subunit D gives MTEEYDVEFVEREDREARFLVRGVTPGFANGIRRAMLADVPTMAIDTVRFVENSSVMFDEQLALRLGLVPLTTPPEGEFGEDETVTLSIDVEGPATAYSGDLVSSDELVQPADENVPIIDLKDGQRLEAEADAVIDYGKDHAKHQGGVAVGYRHLQRVEVVGDLPEFEEEESRIVRGVIEDDGELVPTSEFDHDLSNRYPGKEVEVEDVPNAFVFHVETDGSFTVEELVTRAADSIESRATALEDAVQL, from the coding sequence ATGACTGAAGAGTACGACGTCGAGTTCGTCGAACGCGAGGATCGCGAAGCGCGGTTCCTCGTTCGGGGCGTGACCCCCGGGTTCGCCAACGGCATCCGTCGAGCGATGCTCGCCGACGTGCCGACGATGGCGATCGACACCGTCCGGTTCGTCGAGAACTCGTCGGTCATGTTCGACGAGCAACTCGCGCTCCGGCTCGGGCTCGTCCCGCTGACGACGCCGCCGGAAGGCGAGTTCGGCGAGGACGAGACCGTCACGCTCTCGATCGACGTCGAAGGGCCGGCCACGGCCTACTCGGGCGATCTCGTCTCGAGCGACGAGCTCGTCCAACCGGCGGACGAGAACGTCCCGATCATCGACCTCAAGGACGGCCAGCGTCTCGAGGCCGAGGCCGACGCCGTCATCGACTACGGGAAGGACCACGCCAAACATCAGGGCGGCGTGGCCGTCGGGTACCGACACCTCCAGCGCGTGGAGGTCGTCGGCGACCTCCCCGAGTTCGAAGAGGAGGAGTCCCGAATCGTTCGGGGCGTCATCGAGGACGACGGCGAGCTCGTTCCCACGAGCGAGTTCGACCACGACCTCTCGAACCGGTATCCGGGCAAGGAGGTCGAGGTCGAGGACGTGCCCAACGCCTTCGTCTTCCACGTGGAGACGGACGGCTCCTTTACCGTCGAGGAACTGGTCACGCGAGCCGCCGACTCGATCGAGTCGCGGGCGACCGCCCTCGAAGACGCAGTACAGCTATAG
- a CDS encoding 30S ribosomal protein S13, protein MSEEAPQEQEDDEDLQYFVRIGQTDLDGTKTVERSLSELNGVGRRTARLIADEADVDRTATFGRLDDDVIDEVVETVENYAEEVPDWLNNRQSDFYTGETTHEIGNDLQLTRQHDINRMKMIDSYKGVRHKRGQKVRGQRTKSTGRTEGTIGVNVEEIREEQAEEAAADEDEGE, encoded by the coding sequence ATGAGTGAGGAAGCACCTCAAGAACAAGAGGACGACGAAGACCTCCAGTACTTCGTCCGCATCGGGCAAACGGACCTCGATGGGACGAAGACTGTCGAGCGTTCGCTGTCGGAGCTGAACGGGGTCGGTCGACGGACCGCCCGGCTCATCGCCGACGAAGCGGACGTCGATCGAACGGCGACGTTCGGTCGACTCGATGACGACGTCATCGACGAGGTCGTCGAGACCGTAGAGAACTACGCCGAGGAAGTGCCGGACTGGCTCAACAACCGCCAGTCGGACTTCTACACCGGCGAAACGACCCACGAGATCGGGAACGATCTCCAGCTGACGCGTCAGCACGACATCAACCGGATGAAGATGATCGACTCCTACAAGGGCGTCCGCCACAAGCGCGGACAGAAGGTTCGCGGCCAGCGAACCAAGTCCACCGGCCGAACGGAGGGCACCATCGGAGTCAACGTCGAAGAGATCCGCGAAGAACAGGCCGAAGAGGCCGCCGCCGACGAGGACGAGGGTGAATAA
- a CDS encoding 30S ribosomal protein S11, giving the protein MSQDDEKWGIAHVHASFNNTVMTVTDLTGAETIAKSSGGTAVKQNRDEASPYAAMQMAESVAEEVKAAGITGLHVRVRGPGGNLQKSPGPGAQATIRALARSGIEIGRIEDVTPIPHDGSRAPKGKGGY; this is encoded by the coding sequence ATGAGCCAGGACGACGAAAAGTGGGGCATCGCCCACGTGCACGCATCGTTCAACAACACCGTCATGACCGTGACCGACCTCACGGGCGCGGAGACGATCGCCAAGTCCTCCGGCGGAACGGCGGTCAAGCAGAACCGCGACGAGGCGTCGCCGTACGCGGCCATGCAGATGGCCGAGTCCGTCGCCGAAGAGGTCAAAGCGGCCGGCATCACGGGTCTGCACGTTCGCGTGCGCGGCCCCGGCGGCAACCTCCAGAAGTCCCCCGGACCGGGCGCGCAGGCGACGATCCGCGCGCTCGCTCGCTCCGGTATCGAGATCGGTCGCATCGAAGACGTCACGCCGATCCCGCACGACGGATCGCGCGCACCGAAGGGTAAGGGCGGCTACTAG
- a CDS encoding long-chain fatty acid--CoA ligase — MSLSETEAAFEHPVLELDTLAEMFERSVERNGDTDAQRYKGGIYERSLAGDGDDTPLEPAPDGEFTSITYDDMAHLVRRIAAGFRDLGIADGERVGIFADTRTEWALSDFGILAAGGVVTTVYESSSPDQIRYLLADPGASGVVVENETLLERVLEVEDELDLEFYVVFDALENDAYADREDVITIGDLYRRGDEEFDRSEYESWLEARDVDDLASLIYTSGTTGKPKGVKLTHRNLRSNVNQLYRRYGPRDDKGEDDPSITPESRALSFLPLAHVFERTAGHFMLFAAGACIAYGESPETFAEDLGAVGATSTTAVPRVYEKLYDGIRENAAEDEDKQEALEWAIDVARRYNEADDPDEELESELADADELVFATIREKLGGNVEFLVSGGGSLSPELCELFHAMGLPIFEGYGMTETSPVIATNPPSDPRVGTVGPSLAGVETKLDTSVVRDEAFDDEGAVGELLVKGANVTDGYWEKPGATDRAFTDAGWLRTGDIVHERPDGYLEFRERTKQLLVLSTGKNVAPGPLEDAFASVDVVEQAMVVGDGEKFVGALLVPNVEGLAGRAEDEGVSLSDDIEALVEDEWVLEQVEAAVEAVNEDFESYKTIKEFRLAPEGFTEENGLVTPTMKKRRSKIEDRYESLVEDIYTEDDIEASSD; from the coding sequence ATGAGTTTGTCCGAGACCGAGGCCGCGTTCGAGCATCCCGTACTGGAACTCGATACGCTGGCCGAGATGTTCGAACGGAGCGTCGAACGGAACGGTGACACCGACGCTCAGCGGTACAAGGGCGGTATCTACGAGCGGTCGCTCGCCGGCGACGGTGACGACACCCCCCTCGAGCCCGCGCCCGACGGCGAGTTCACGTCGATCACGTACGACGACATGGCCCACCTCGTCCGCCGGATCGCGGCCGGCTTCCGCGACCTGGGGATCGCCGACGGCGAACGCGTAGGGATCTTCGCGGACACGCGCACGGAGTGGGCCCTCTCTGACTTCGGGATCCTCGCCGCCGGCGGGGTCGTGACCACCGTCTACGAGAGCTCCTCGCCGGATCAGATTCGGTACCTCCTCGCCGATCCCGGCGCCTCGGGCGTCGTCGTCGAGAACGAGACCCTCCTCGAGCGCGTCCTCGAGGTCGAAGACGAGCTGGATCTCGAGTTCTACGTCGTCTTCGACGCCCTCGAGAACGACGCGTACGCGGATCGCGAGGACGTAATCACGATCGGGGACCTCTACCGGCGCGGCGACGAGGAGTTCGACCGCAGTGAGTACGAGTCGTGGCTCGAGGCCCGCGACGTCGACGACCTCGCGAGCCTGATCTACACCAGCGGCACGACGGGCAAACCGAAGGGCGTGAAGCTGACCCACCGGAACCTGCGGTCGAACGTCAATCAGCTCTATCGGCGGTACGGCCCGCGCGACGACAAGGGCGAGGACGACCCCTCGATCACGCCCGAGTCGCGGGCGCTCTCGTTCCTGCCGCTGGCCCACGTCTTCGAGCGGACGGCGGGCCACTTCATGCTGTTCGCGGCCGGGGCCTGCATCGCCTACGGCGAGAGCCCCGAGACCTTCGCCGAGGATCTCGGCGCGGTCGGCGCCACCAGCACGACGGCCGTCCCGCGGGTCTACGAGAAGCTCTACGACGGGATCCGCGAGAACGCGGCCGAAGACGAGGACAAGCAGGAGGCCCTCGAGTGGGCGATCGACGTCGCCCGGCGCTACAACGAGGCCGACGACCCCGACGAGGAACTCGAGTCCGAGCTAGCGGACGCCGACGAACTCGTCTTCGCGACGATCCGCGAGAAGCTGGGCGGCAACGTCGAGTTCCTCGTCAGCGGCGGCGGGAGCCTTTCCCCGGAGCTCTGCGAACTCTTCCACGCGATGGGTTTGCCGATCTTCGAGGGCTACGGGATGACCGAGACGTCGCCGGTCATCGCGACGAACCCGCCGAGCGATCCGCGCGTCGGAACCGTCGGCCCCTCGCTCGCGGGCGTCGAGACGAAACTCGACACCTCGGTCGTCAGGGACGAGGCCTTCGACGACGAGGGCGCGGTCGGCGAACTCCTCGTCAAGGGCGCAAACGTTACCGACGGCTACTGGGAGAAGCCCGGCGCGACGGACCGCGCGTTCACGGATGCGGGATGGCTCCGAACCGGCGACATCGTCCACGAACGGCCCGACGGCTACCTCGAGTTCCGCGAGCGCACGAAACAACTGCTCGTGCTCTCGACGGGGAAGAACGTCGCGCCGGGCCCGCTCGAGGACGCCTTCGCGTCCGTCGACGTCGTCGAGCAGGCGATGGTCGTCGGCGACGGCGAGAAGTTCGTCGGCGCCCTGCTGGTCCCGAACGTCGAGGGACTCGCCGGTCGGGCCGAGGACGAGGGCGTCTCGCTGTCCGACGATATCGAAGCGCTGGTCGAGGACGAGTGGGTGCTCGAGCAGGTCGAAGCCGCCGTCGAAGCGGTCAACGAGGACTTCGAGTCCTACAAGACGATCAAGGAGTTCCGACTGGCTCCCGAGGGCTTCACCGAGGAGAACGGCCTCGTAACGCCGACGATGAAGAAGCGCCGCTCGAAGATTGAAGATCGCTATGAGTCCCTCGTCGAAGACATCTACACCGAGGACGACATCGAAGCGAGTTCGGACTGA